The following DNA comes from Nitrososphaerales archaeon.
AGAAGCATTGATAGATTATTACTAATGAATCAAGTATGAACCCAAAGCTCTAAGTATCTCTCTGTTAAAGATGGTCTATGCAAGGAAGGGTAGCAAAGAACGAGGAAGAAATAATTCCAACCGAAAAATGGCTAGCTTCATTCAGAAAGAATGGGAGACAATTCATACGCCAGTTCAGGGCGGAAGGCTACTATGAAGCATATGATAGAGTACTAACATATGCAGAAAGACGCAAAGCAGAGATCCTTTGGTTCAAGGAGAAACGTGAATGTGGTTCTAGGTATATGAACAGAAACTATCCTGAGTTAGAATCTGTATGTGTCTATTGTAGAGCGTTGTTTAACGAAACCGAACCGGTACCATGTTTGAATGAAACTTGCCAGTCTCAATTCTGCTCAAAAACCTGTATGCAGGGACATTACATTTTCAGACATGATAACCGGGTTGCTAATACGAAATTATGATATTGTTACTACCTTGTTCTATCGAGTCAAATTTTAGAATGCTCGTCGTAGGTGCACTTTATGTCATATGTTTGCATTGGGTCATAACAGATTAAATCAGAACTCAAATAACCAGAGTATTATCTTTCAACAGGCGATTCTAACTTGTTACCCCATTCATACCAAGACCCTAGATACACCCTCAACCTTCTATAACCCAGTTTCCTTAATGCAAGGTAGTTATTAGCTGCCCTGTACCCACCTTGACAATATAGAATAATTTCATTATCCATAGCAACATTTTCATACAATTTCTTTAGATCATCATTTGCCTTGAAACTTCCATCACTCGCAATATTTTCCATCCAATCAATGTTTATAGCACCAGGTATATGACCTGCTTTCACGGCTCTAACTGCTTGGCCAGTATATTCCTCTACGCTCCTTGCGTCTATGATCCTTACTTCTTTATTGTTCAGATTGTTAAGAACATATTCATACGTTGCAAGTACGTTTGTATTTATTTTCGGATCGAACTTACCTGGTTTGTATGCTATAGATTCCGTTTGTAACTCATATCCCGCTCGAACCCATTTCCCCATACCACCATCTAAAATTGCAACCTTGTCATGGGAGAAATATTCCAACAACCACACGCCTCTTGACGCAAGCATACCAGATATGTCCTCATAAAATACAACGAATTTGTCGTGAGATACACCAACATTTGAGAGTAATTTGACCATCTGTTTATTGAATGCTTCAATGCCGTTTAGCGACGTATCTGCCCAGTGAAAGGCAAATAGATCAAGATTCACTGCACTGGGTATATGCCCTGCAGAGTATTCCTTCCACGATCTAGCATCTATAACAAGAAGAACGTTGCTTCCAAGTTTATTCCGTAATTCACTTGCACTGATTAGCATATATGCTACACGTAAAAATGGTTATTATTCATTGCTGGGACGTGTACTATAAGCTGGTAAAAAGACGGCACATAAATGATTAGAGTAAAATGATAGGTTCATGTTGTATAACATTGGTCTTGGAAATGTTAATAAAATGCGCATACACAAATCAAATTAAATTGCCATCTACGATTCAGATTCCAAAATGGAGTATGAAAGCAGACTATGTTGAAACATGTAACTGCGATTATGGCTGCCCATGTAACTTTGATGGATTCCCCACCTACGGTTTCTGCAGGGCCTTGGTATTATTCCATATAAAGGCAGGTAACTATGGGAATGTTAAGCTTGATGGTCTCGATCTGATCTATGCTGCGTCATGGCCTAGAGCCATACATGATGGCAACGGTACTATGCAGTTGTTCATTACAAAGAAGGCAAGTGAAAAGCAGAGAGAAGCATTGGTTAACATCTTTTCTGGCAAGGCAAAAGGAGATGGACCCTTTACAATCTTTGCTTCTACGATGAAATACGTTTTAGATCCCCAGTTTGTCGACATCAAAGTCAAAATAGATGGTAGAAATAGTAGTTTTTCAGTACCAACGATCATTGATGTACAGCTGGAGAATTTCAAAAACCCTGTAACTGGGGAAGAACAGGATGCCAGAGTACAACTGCCAAAAGGATTTATCTGGAAAGTAGCACATGCAGCAACGACTAGGATGATGCGGATCACCACCCCCAATCTGAACTTCGATGAGTCTGGCAAGAACGCTTTCTATTCAATAGTAAAGTTCAAGGGCCCATAGGCGATGGATAAGCTTCAGAAAACGCTACTCATTTCCTTGATCACAACTTCTGCCATTGCATGGTTCATTTTAAAAGATCAGCAGAATATGATGCCTATGATGCCATATGATCCGACGGCAATTTCACTCTTTGCAACTACTTGGACTGTAGGTATGGCTGCAATGATGTTTCCGGCTATTTCACCAATGGTACTGCTCTATAACAGGTTGATAAGTGGTAACGTAGAAACAGTAGTTAAGGAACGATCCCATCCACTTCAATTGATACTGTTTGTAGGCTCCTACCTTTCCATATGGGCTTCAGTAGGTGTTATACTGTTATTAACATGGTCTTCTGCAATAAATGTTTTGATGGAAATACATGTAAATGAATTGAATATTATTCATGGCATCGTATTGATTGTCGCCGGTCTGTATCAGTTCAGTTCCATTAAAACTAAATGCCTAGGTTATTGCGAATCTCCAATGAGTTTCTTTATGAGAAGGTGGAGAAGCGGAACAGTAGGTGCGGTTAAAATGGGAACATACCATGCTCTCTACTGTCTTGGATGTTGCTGGCCATATTTTCTATTGATGCTAGCATTAGGATGGATGGATGTACTGTGGATGGGACTATTTGCCGGTATAATTTTTGGAGAGAAGATATGGTCGCGAGGCATATGGGTCGCAAGGTCAGCCGGTATTGGATTTTTAACTTTAGGACTCCTTACCATTTTTGTTCCCGGCATCGGTTTAACTGCCTATATTCTCACCTTTCAATAACAAAATACATAAGTAAGTTTGCTATAGAAACTGCAAACTTGGTAGGCAAGACAAGTGACAGGCTAGAATCAATAAAGAGCGCTCATCATTTTAAGCCAAAGGCAAGAACGCCAAGGATGGAAGATTACCTCGAGGTAATTTACGAACTGGTTGAAAAAAAAGGATATGCTACCACTGGAGACATTTCCGACTACCTAAATGTTAGTTCTCCTAGCGTAACAAAGATGATGCAGAGGTTGCATGATACAGGCTATCTTACGTATGAAAGGTACAAGGGAATAAGTCTGACAGAAAAGGGTACTGAGGTTGCAAGGGGGATGCGCCAGCGACATGATATCCTTGCAGAGTTTTTAATAATTCTCGGCGTGGATGAAGAAACGGCGCATAGAGACGCTGAAGGCATAGAGCACCACTTGGAACCAAAGACACTGGAAAAACTGGAATTGTTTGTCAAAACCATAAAGAACAATCCTGAAATGCTGAGGAAGGTTAAGAGCAAGTAATATCAGTTTATCTTGTAATATCATCAATTCTAGCGATCTTTACTCCCTTCGCTTGCATCTCCTTAAGAGCATCATCGTTATTCTTTATGCCCTTTACAGCATCTTCCAGAACCACAACATCATAACCGAGGCCGAGCGCATCAAGTACGGTGTATTTGACACAATAATCTGTTGCTACGCCAGCAACGAGCAAACACTTTACCTTGCTTTGCTCAAGTTTCTTCGCAAGATCCGTTCTTTCAAAGCACGAGTACGAGTCGTCATCGGATTCATATCCCTTGGAAATAATCCTAGCACTTCTTGGTATCCTCAATTCGCTGTGAAACTCAGCTCCCATGGTATCCTTTACACAGTGCATGGGCCATATGCCTCCCCTTTGCTTAAATGATATGTGATTAGGTGGATGCCAGTCCCTGCTTGCAAATATGTGCAACTTGGCAGATGTAAACAGGTCTATATACTTGTTGAGTATTGGCACTATCTTGTCAGAATCTGGAACGGGCAGGGAACCTGTGGGCATGAAATCATTCTGCATATCGATTATGAGCAATGCGCAGGAACTGTCCAGCTTGATAGTCATCTAGCTTACCTATTTTCTAATCCAAATGATAAATACCTATCTAGAATGCGCAAGAACCCTCAAAGGCGTTCCAGTAATCATGGATTTAATTATTTTCTTACCAGCATCGGTCTTCTTCGACACCTTTATCCTTGCCTTCTTGCCAACAACGGCAGAAAAGAGGTATTCATTATCTACATACACATCTACGGACTTGCCTATGGTTTCATCGCCAAACATTATATTAACAGAATTTCCAGCCTCGCTTATATCAAACGGAACGTCCTGTCCCAACGATTTCAGCTTAGGTTCTACATCTATCCTTATTCCAAGAATCCTTTCCAGCTCGCTAATTGTAGAACCTCCCTTGCCTATCAGCAATGGTATCGCAGACTTTTCCACTTTAACAATGGCCTTGTCTCTGCCAACAATTTCAACCTCGGCATTTCTGTCAAACCTCCTCACAAGATCCAGGATCTTTCCCTCAGCAAGCTTTCTAATTCCATCAGTCTCAGATTCCTTTCCTATTGGAACTACGATATTCTCCTCTCCAAACGTGTAGATTTCATATTCCAACTTACCTGTCTCAAAATCCCTCACATCTATAACAGGCCTCGCAAGATCCTGCTCCATCATGCCAGTTGGAACCCTAACCGTTAAGGAAAGCTCATATACTTTCTTTATCTGACCCTCCTTGACAAAAATTATCGTGTCAAGTATGTGCGGTATCATACCCAACTCGACCTTTCCAATGAACCTCTGCACTGCATCTAGTGGGCTGCTTGCATGTACTACACCAACCATGCCAACACCTGCAAGGCGCAGGTCTGCAAAGACAAGGAAGTCGTTTATCTTCCTAACCTCATCAAAGATTGTGTAATCAGGTCTTACCAGCAGCAGGATTTCTGCGGCTTTCTCGAAGCTTCCCTCTAACGGTGAATACTGCGTTACCTCGTCACTAACCTGCAGGTCTCTCGGTGACTCGAACGTCTTTACAATCTTTCCCTGCGCCATGTAAAAGTCTGCAAGGCTGCTGGCAAGTGTGCTCTTCCCGGACCCGGGAGGACCAGCAATCATCACACCCTCAGCTTTTTCTTTCAACCTCTCCATCAGCCTTTTTGACACAGTATAATCTTCAAGTGTTAATTTAACAATAGGCCTTACAATTGTGATCTCTAGACTTTCCGAAAATGGCTGTCTTGTTATGGCTATCCTATACCTTCCCAGCTGTATGACTGTAGCACCATTTCTGCTAATTTCAACAGTACCGGAACCGCTCACCCTTGCAGCCTCCGACACTTCTCTGACTATATGCATCAATTCATTATAGGAACATTTCTCCTCTCTAATCCTAACAAGTTGGAAATTTCCCGGTTTGCCACGTTTTGCCATCGGAACAACCCCCTCTTTCAGATGAACACTCATCGTTTCAGTATCAAAGAATTTTTCAAAGGAAAGATCAGTGGTCTTTACTGGAGAGCTTATGTGCATAGCGCTTATGCCTTCAGCTTCTGCAACAAGAGCCTGAACATAGTCGGCAGTAAGGAGTGTAGCCTTCTCCTGTTTAGCAACGTCTTTTATAATAGCATCTATCCTCCCGTGCCTCGCAAGCCTGATGTCATCCATACTTGGTCTTTCGCCAACGAATCGAATCGTTACACTCTTACCATCACTTAACTCCCGCATCTTCTTTATCTCTGCAAGCCCAACAAAACCAGGTTCCCTGTTCATTGATGCCTGTGCTTGCAGCTCATCAAGAACCGCATACGGTATGATTATTTCGCCGTTACTAAACTCACCAGACTCCAGCATCTTTGATACCTTACCATCAATTATTATGCTAGTGTCCAACACAACTCTGCCTTCCAACACAATCCTCTATTCATGATTTTCACGTTCCAGAATAAATATCTACTATACAAGCATATGTAGAGCCTGCCTATACATAGCACAATACTCTGTAATGTCGCTTCATTATCTTCAGGTTACAATACTAGGCGTTGCCTTGCGCTATATTAGAAAGAATTATGCCAAGACGTATATCCAATTGATACACTTATTTTGCATCTTTATCACTTTACATGTTCTAGGTCGATTGGTTATGCCGCAATATGTTAAATCCTCAAAAGTTCGATAAAATGGTAGAAGCTGGAACTTAACATGTGATTAAAATACACTTGTATTCTCATTGTTAATGCTACTGATAAGCTTTTATTTTGTGTAAAAAGAGCATTACCATTGTCTAAGAGGTATTCGTTGGATGAAATTAAAAGAAAAGTGATAGACGTTCTCAAGAATACGGACACAGGTCTTTCGGGAATAGAGATTGCAGATAGGATCGGAGTTAATAGAGTCACACTGGCAAAATACCTTAACGTGCTGGAAACTATTGGGCTGATAAAGAAGAAACAGGCGGGGTCGGTAAACGTTTGGTATCTGGCGCAAGGGGTCACAGAATTTGAGTTCCCCATAGATGTGCTAGAGGTACAACAGGCCTACATGAACGCTACGTTCAATCATGCACAAGATGAAGCTAGGCGTATAATTATCAGCGTTATACATTCTAACATGGATCCAATAAGATTGCTTGCAGATGTTATTACCCCAACCCTAAACACAGCCGATGCATTGTACAGCAGGGGTAGGATGACCGTCACCGAACTTAGCTTCATAAATAACTTGGTCGAAGAGTCTGTAGATCTTATAAAATTCAATGCTCAACGTGAAGATGTGAAGCCAAATGCGTATGCAACGTTCATGAGCGCACAGGGAGAGTCTTATGCTCTGGGAGCAAAGATTTCATCTGTGGCGTTTTATTTGAAGGGATGGAACTCGTACTTTCTAGGCAGTGTTGCGGCAGAAACGGATCTGCTGTTTGACATAGATCTTCTGAAGTTCCTGAACAAGATATCAAAGGACAGAAGGGGGTTGATGATCATGGGTATATCTGTCATGCAGAAGGAGCACTTACAAGGTACAGGCGCAACTATAAGGTCTGTTAAATCAAAATTAGCAAAGAACCTATTTGTGCTCATTGAAGGTACTGCCGTTAAGGAAGCGGGCGAACTTGCTAGTGAGATAGGAGCAGATTTTTATGCAAAGGATCTTCCTTCCGCAATCACATGGGCTGAAGAGCTGTATAAGAAGGTCAAATGGTAAATAACAAACCTTCCTGCTTCTGACACCGAGCCTTTATTAGCCTTTATTAGCATCAGACCCTTTAGTTTCGTCCTGATTGGGTATCCTTTCTTTTTCTTCCACATCCCTCGCACTATGTAGGGAACTCATTATGCTTCTTTCCATTCTTCTATTTATGACAAAGAAGGTGTCAAGTATAAGGTAAACGAATACGCCCAGTGTCACGAGCGACGATATAGGCAAGATTATTTCAATGTTGGTAATTACTGAAAGAGATGGGGTTATGAAACTCGAGATCAGCAATACAGCCATACCTGTCACTACGTTCCTGATGATCCTGTGTAGATAGTGCATACCACCAGTAACTATCGGCGCTTTAACGATCCTGTACTGTGTTGCATCAAATAGCGATTCTGTAATCTGTCCAGTCTTACCAAAAATCGTCACTACTGGATATGCTATAACAACTACGGTAAGAATTAACTTGAATATTTCATACGATACTATTTGAAGTGATGAAAAGGTCTGGTACAGCATGCGTATATAAGGGTCGCTGAGTGACAGCGCAGATAACAGAACGGCTATAATAGCAATATTTACTATCAATTTTGGTATCAATTTGCGTGTCACTTCTGTGACGCTCTCTTTCCGCTGTAAACTGGATAGATAACTCCTAAAGATGTTACCCAAGACCTCTAGTGGGATAAAGACACGAGGGGGAAGTATGGTTTTAGAGTCGATTACGGTAGGAAGGAACTTCATTAGTGCTGGTATGATGACCATGCTTGCAAAAGAAACCACGACTGTAATAGGATAGATGGCCTCTCTAGCTGCGCCTAGATCTACCCCTTGCTTAGCAATTACATAGGAGAATTCACCTCTAGGAACCATAAGGATACCAATAGTTGTAGCTTCTTCTCTGCTGTGTCCAACCAAAAATGCGCTAAAGAAATTGGTAACCAATTTGCCAAGTATAGCTACCACAACGATAGGGATTGATACCCATGCATAATCCAACAACACGTTAAAGCTAACTAACATTCCTACAGAAACGAAGAAGATCGTACCGAAAAAGTCACGTAGAGGTAAAATCCTTTCTACTATCACATCTGATTTCCGAGCAGAAGCCACCATCATACCTGCTAGGAAAGCCCCTATTGCGCTGCTTAGCCCTATCATGTTTGCAAGGAAAGCAAGTCCAAATCCCATTGATAGAGCAATCAGATATGGTGCTTCGTCTATACTAGATCGGTCAGCAATTTCTAATATCCTGGGAACAACCTTCAAACCCAACGCAAGGGTTAGTACGAAAAACGCAATGGTTTCTGCTACAACGATGGAAATATCAAATATCCCAACCGAACCGCTCCTTACTATATGCGCAAGAATTGTTAAGGTTAGCAGTGCTGATAGATCGTCTATGATAGAAGTTGTCAGGATCGTTCCTGCCATTTTTGTATGTAGTATTCCCGCTTCCTGTAAGAGCCGCACCGTGATGGTTGTACTGGTAACTGCAAGAACGCCACCTAAAAATAAAGACTCTATGGTACTCCATCCCAGCAAATAACCTGTTATGTATCCTAGGAAAAACATCATCGACTGCTGTAGGAGTCCTACAACAATTGAAGGGCCACTGGTTTGCCTGAATTTACTAATGCTAAGGCCAAGCCCCACTACGAAGAAGATCAGCACAATCCCAAGCTCAGCTAACAGATTTACCAATTCTAGATCTTTAATTATTCCGAATCCAAAAGGGCCAATTGCCATGCCTATCAGGATAAAACCGATAATTGGTGGATATCGTATTCTTCTAATCAGTATACCTGCTGTAATGGCACCGCCAAGTAGCAAAACCGATATTGCAAGGAACTCTGTTGCATCTGGCAGCAATGACCTTCATAGAAAAACTTGGTTTCCTGCTATTTAAGTTGGCAGAGAAAGTTTAACCTATTGTAAAAATGTAGAATCAAGTGAAATGGATCGGCTAAGGTCCTCAACAACTGTCATTAAGCATATCTCTCAATCACTTCTAGCCAGTTATCAAAATTATCGAATCAGGCTCTTGCTGTGATGTTGTTAGGTAAGTGGCCTTTACCCTCTCTGGCGAAGGGCCATGCAGGGACATTGAGAGACCCAGCAAACTTAATTTTTGTGTAGGGAGCAAGAAACCTATAAGAGAGATTTCGGTGTGAGCAACGAACCATCAAACTGCCCGATACCCGATGCGAGGACGCAAAGAGGAAATCTACAATGCCCATTATCGTAGATTCGAATGGTGTACCTAGCTGCACACCATTTAGCAACTTACCTGATGGTTTTGTAGCTTCCAACTTCTCACGAGTACAACTTGAAACCAACAAGATTACGGAAAATAGGATAGGTAGTTTGTAAGGGCGATGTTAGGTTGCTGTTTATGAAGTGAGTAAATAGGTCGAGAAATCATTTAGCTGGTTTGGTTTTATCTTCTACGATACCAAACTTCGAGAACTGTTTGTAAGCTAAGAATACTATAAATGCAATAATCAAGAAATCTATTGCGTTTGCAATCAAATCGCCATACATGAATGTAGAATTTCCAACAGTGAATGACATTGCCTTCAAGTCTCCTGCAGGTAAGAAAAGCCCAACAAATGGAGTTATTATATCGTTTACTAGAGCTGTAACTAATCTGGAGGCTGCCGAACCGATGATAAACGCAATAGCCAACCCAATTATCCCAAAGGTCTTTAGAAAATCAAAGAATTCCTGCATCATACTCCTCTTTGCAGGTTCTTGGGCCATTAGGTACACCACAGAATTGTGCATTAAAAACCTTTACAGTCACAACTGGTTGCCATAAAATTCTAGAAATGATGGGCCGGATGGGATTCGAACCCACGACCTTTCCCGTGTTGAGATCATTTCGGTTATCAGCCGAACGCTCCAGCCAAGCTGAGCTACCGGCCCGAGAGGACGCTAGCTAAACAGTGTATTAATACTTACTTTTCCATGACTGCAACGATATGGTCAGATCGCAACAAAATCGGATCATCACAATTTGCTTTATGTGATTTAAATCAAACCTGTACAATTCATTCCTTTTGAACTAATTTTGCAAGCTTACTGGTCAGTCGTTCCAAAGCAGGAGACATGTCTCCTTGCTCCAATCGGACATCCAGTATGCAGAACCCGTCTGTGTATGCCTTTGATTCTACCATTGCTTCGTAGAGTTGTTCCTCATAATCAATAACAAAACTTCTTCCCCCGCCTACCACTTTAGGTATGTTACTGAACTCCCACAGTTGAAGATCATTAAACGGCCCATCGAGCATGGGTCTCTCTGTGCCGTATCCCCTATTGTTAATTACAATAACAATGGGATTGAGATTGAATCTTACCGCCGTAGAAAGTTCCATGCCCGTCATCTGAAAAGCTCCATCACCAACCAAGACAAGTGGCCGTAGATTTGGACGTGCGAGCTGAGATCCGATGCTTCCCGGCACTCCAAAACCCATAGAGGCATAGTATGCTGGTGATAGGAATTCTGTTCCCTGATGCATAACCAGATCTGTTGCACCAATGAGTGCTTCACCTACATCTACAATCACAACCATGTTATTACTAAGGAACGAGTTGACGCACTGGAATAGCCGTTGCACAGTGATCTTCTTTCCGTGTATTGGAGAGAAGGTCTCCGTGGTTTCAGGAGGAGGTTTTGCACGAACCTTGCTTTCTTTATGTATATGTGATTTTGTTAATTCATGCAGCAAATCCTGCATGCGCACGTTCTCATACACATGATAACGCAATGAAACCTTTTCACTTGTGATCCGGATCGTTCTTGAGTTACCTATATTAGCTGTGTATATGCCCATGTTAATATCAGTCATATAAGCCCCTAGCATGATCAAACAATCACTTGACTCTAGTCGCGAACATGCTCTCGACCCACAGCACCAGCATATACACCCATGCAGAGTGGGTGATACCCACTCATTACAGATTTTGCGAGTATAGTTGTTGCAACAGGGATATTCGCTCTCTCCACAAATTCAAGTAATTTATCCTGCAGCCCGAATCGCTGTATCTCTGCACCTGCAAGAATACATGGATTTTTTGCATTATTCATCATACCCAACGCTTCCCTAACTGCCTCTTGAAGGGCATTGGGATCGCTCTTCTCTTCTATGTTAGGGCCGGTTTTATGATAGATAATTGGTGCAGAGACCATATCGCTAGGTAATTCTATGTATACAGGTCGTTTGTGTTTAATAGCCGTAGATACCACGCGATCGATCTCCTGGGAAGCCGTTTGCGGGTCGTTCAATACCGTACATGCAACAGTTATCTGCTCGAAAACTTTCAACTGTGTATCAAAGGTGCGAACCTTATGATGTAGCAACTGGTCTTTCTCCTGTTC
Coding sequences within:
- a CDS encoding sulfurtransferase, with amino-acid sequence MLISASELRNKLGSNVLLVIDARSWKEYSAGHIPSAVNLDLFAFHWADTSLNGIEAFNKQMVKLLSNVGVSHDKFVVFYEDISGMLASRGVWLLEYFSHDKVAILDGGMGKWVRAGYELQTESIAYKPGKFDPKINTNVLATYEYVLNNLNNKEVRIIDARSVEEYTGQAVRAVKAGHIPGAINIDWMENIASDGSFKANDDLKKLYENVAMDNEIILYCQGGYRAANNYLALRKLGYRRLRVYLGSWYEWGNKLESPVER
- a CDS encoding DUF1326 domain-containing protein, translating into MPSTIQIPKWSMKADYVETCNCDYGCPCNFDGFPTYGFCRALVLFHIKAGNYGNVKLDGLDLIYAASWPRAIHDGNGTMQLFITKKASEKQREALVNIFSGKAKGDGPFTIFASTMKYVLDPQFVDIKVKIDGRNSSFSVPTIIDVQLENFKNPVTGEEQDARVQLPKGFIWKVAHAATTRMMRITTPNLNFDESGKNAFYSIVKFKGP
- a CDS encoding DUF2182 domain-containing protein, yielding MPYDPTAISLFATTWTVGMAAMMFPAISPMVLLYNRLISGNVETVVKERSHPLQLILFVGSYLSIWASVGVILLLTWSSAINVLMEIHVNELNIIHGIVLIVAGLYQFSSIKTKCLGYCESPMSFFMRRWRSGTVGAVKMGTYHALYCLGCCWPYFLLMLALGWMDVLWMGLFAGIIFGEKIWSRGIWVARSAGIGFLTLGLLTIFVPGIGLTAYILTFQ
- the mntR gene encoding transcriptional regulator MntR produces the protein MVGKTSDRLESIKSAHHFKPKARTPRMEDYLEVIYELVEKKGYATTGDISDYLNVSSPSVTKMMQRLHDTGYLTYERYKGISLTEKGTEVARGMRQRHDILAEFLIILGVDEETAHRDAEGIEHHLEPKTLEKLELFVKTIKNNPEMLRKVKSK
- a CDS encoding nicotinamidase translates to MTIKLDSSCALLIIDMQNDFMPTGSLPVPDSDKIVPILNKYIDLFTSAKLHIFASRDWHPPNHISFKQRGGIWPMHCVKDTMGAEFHSELRIPRSARIISKGYESDDDSYSCFERTDLAKKLEQSKVKCLLVAGVATDYCVKYTVLDALGLGYDVVVLEDAVKGIKNNDDALKEMQAKGVKIARIDDITR
- a CDS encoding PINc/VapC family ATPase, producing the protein MLEGRVVLDTSIIIDGKVSKMLESGEFSNGEIIIPYAVLDELQAQASMNREPGFVGLAEIKKMRELSDGKSVTIRFVGERPSMDDIRLARHGRIDAIIKDVAKQEKATLLTADYVQALVAEAEGISAMHISSPVKTTDLSFEKFFDTETMSVHLKEGVVPMAKRGKPGNFQLVRIREEKCSYNELMHIVREVSEAARVSGSGTVEISRNGATVIQLGRYRIAITRQPFSESLEITIVRPIVKLTLEDYTVSKRLMERLKEKAEGVMIAGPPGSGKSTLASSLADFYMAQGKIVKTFESPRDLQVSDEVTQYSPLEGSFEKAAEILLLVRPDYTIFDEVRKINDFLVFADLRLAGVGMVGVVHASSPLDAVQRFIGKVELGMIPHILDTIIFVKEGQIKKVYELSLTVRVPTGMMEQDLARPVIDVRDFETGKLEYEIYTFGEENIVVPIGKESETDGIRKLAEGKILDLVRRFDRNAEVEIVGRDKAIVKVEKSAIPLLIGKGGSTISELERILGIRIDVEPKLKSLGQDVPFDISEAGNSVNIMFGDETIGKSVDVYVDNEYLFSAVVGKKARIKVSKKTDAGKKIIKSMITGTPLRVLAHSR
- a CDS encoding HTH domain-containing protein, with protein sequence MSKRYSLDEIKRKVIDVLKNTDTGLSGIEIADRIGVNRVTLAKYLNVLETIGLIKKKQAGSVNVWYLAQGVTEFEFPIDVLEVQQAYMNATFNHAQDEARRIIISVIHSNMDPIRLLADVITPTLNTADALYSRGRMTVTELSFINNLVEESVDLIKFNAQREDVKPNAYATFMSAQGESYALGAKISSVAFYLKGWNSYFLGSVAAETDLLFDIDLLKFLNKISKDRRGLMIMGISVMQKEHLQGTGATIRSVKSKLAKNLFVLIEGTAVKEAGELASEIGADFYAKDLPSAITWAEELYKKVKW
- a CDS encoding cation:proton antiporter is translated as MLPDATEFLAISVLLLGGAITAGILIRRIRYPPIIGFILIGMAIGPFGFGIIKDLELVNLLAELGIVLIFFVVGLGLSISKFRQTSGPSIVVGLLQQSMMFFLGYITGYLLGWSTIESLFLGGVLAVTSTTITVRLLQEAGILHTKMAGTILTTSIIDDLSALLTLTILAHIVRSGSVGIFDISIVVAETIAFFVLTLALGLKVVPRILEIADRSSIDEAPYLIALSMGFGLAFLANMIGLSSAIGAFLAGMMVASARKSDVIVERILPLRDFFGTIFFVSVGMLVSFNVLLDYAWVSIPIVVVAILGKLVTNFFSAFLVGHSREEATTIGILMVPRGEFSYVIAKQGVDLGAAREAIYPITVVVSFASMVIIPALMKFLPTVIDSKTILPPRVFIPLEVLGNIFRSYLSSLQRKESVTEVTRKLIPKLIVNIAIIAVLLSALSLSDPYIRMLYQTFSSLQIVSYEIFKLILTVVVIAYPVVTIFGKTGQITESLFDATQYRIVKAPIVTGGMHYLHRIIRNVVTGMAVLLISSFITPSLSVITNIEIILPISSLVTLGVFVYLILDTFFVINRRMERSIMSSLHSARDVEEKERIPNQDETKGSDANKG
- the mscL gene encoding large conductance mechanosensitive channel protein MscL, which produces MAQEPAKRSMMQEFFDFLKTFGIIGLAIAFIIGSAASRLVTALVNDIITPFVGLFLPAGDLKAMSFTVGNSTFMYGDLIANAIDFLIIAFIVFLAYKQFSKFGIVEDKTKPAK
- a CDS encoding thiamine pyrophosphate-dependent enzyme, which encodes MLGAYMTDINMGIYTANIGNSRTIRITSEKVSLRYHVYENVRMQDLLHELTKSHIHKESKVRAKPPPETTETFSPIHGKKITVQRLFQCVNSFLSNNMVVIVDVGEALIGATDLVMHQGTEFLSPAYYASMGFGVPGSIGSQLARPNLRPLVLVGDGAFQMTGMELSTAVRFNLNPIVIVINNRGYGTERPMLDGPFNDLQLWEFSNIPKVVGGGRSFVIDYEEQLYEAMVESKAYTDGFCILDVRLEQGDMSPALERLTSKLAKLVQKE
- a CDS encoding thiamine pyrophosphate-binding protein, with the protein product MAQTDQIDTVGSYLINKLYANGVPHVFGILGDYVLGFYDQLVKSKLSIINMCDEQGAGFAADAYARLSGLGAVCVTYGVGGLKVVNTTAQAFAEESPVVVISRAPGMKEQEKDQLLHHKVRTFDTQLKVFEQITVACTVLNDPQTASQEIDRVVSTAIKHKRPVYIELPSDMVSAPIIYHKTGPNIEEKSDPNALQEAVREALGMMNNAKNPCILAGAEIQRFGLQDKLLEFVERANIPVATTILAKSVMSGYHPLCMGVYAGAVGREHVRD